The Chryseolinea soli nucleotide sequence CCGGAGCCCCTATTATTACCCGAGCTTTTAACCTTGGCTCTGCAAGATTTATTACTTCACCATTGGCTGGATCAGTGACTTCCATACCAGCAAGCATCGCCACGGTGTGGCCTCCCAAAGAATGTCCGATAGCGGCGATTTGACTTAAATCGACCCTCCCTTTCAATCCTGGCACCGTACGAATTATTTTATCAAGGTTGTCAATGATAAATCGCATGTCCCGGGCTCGTGATTTCCAAAACAGAGGGGCTTCCGAATAGGACGGGTCAAGGGCTAATGTTTTTGAGTTTTCATGGGTTGGCTGAATCACGACAAAACCATGCGACGCAAAAAAGTCTGCAAGCGGTCCGTAACCATGAAATGAAGAAAGAAAATTGGAACGTCCATGACCATGTGAAAGTAAAAGTACTGGAAGGTTCACTCCGCTTGCCGGAGCCGAAACTTTCATTTGAAGATCGACATGCCGACCTGCCATTCGTAGCACAACCGGGCTGTATGAAATAACCGGAATTCGAGAGGCAGTCGCTGGATCTTGTGAAAAAATAGTACCCGAGTTGATGCACAATGCAGTCATCAAAATTCCTGCTTTTATTGTGCTTGCTGAAGTTCGCTTTAAACCTATTGAAGTTGACATATTTGTTTGATTTGATAGGATACGAAAGTCTGAGTTCGATGGAATTATAACGTAGTTAAAATCAGGAATTCCGTAGCCAAAACGCAGTTGGTGGTACAGCTCTAATTAATGATCGATTGCTTAGCAGTTCTGGTGATAAAATTTACATACGGGTTCTAAAACAGCGTTTTTCGCTGATAGTATTCCTTGAGGTCAGAATATTGAATCTAAAGGTTTTGACAATTTCACACTTCCCTGAACAAAGCAGTCATGAAATCTGGACTCTTAATACGGCTATTCTGGACTTTTGAAGAAAGCTTGACCTGGACGGCAACAGCATTCGCCTAATAATTGGGGAATTCCTGGAGGACGGAGCTTGTAAAGGGGAGACCGTTTATGCCCGTACTCCTTTGGAGCTGAGTCGCTTTCATTGGCCGTTTTACAAGAATTAGCCCTTCTAATAATATGGAAGTTACCGCTACGTACAATCCATTGAAAAACAGTCATTTTAAATAAACAAAATTGTTTATACATAATATTTATAATATATTTGTTATATTTATATCATGAAAACTAATGAAATTGATCTTTTGAAGGGCATTCACCCTGGGTTTGTCCTGGAAAGAAAGCTGAAGGAGAAGAACCT carries:
- a CDS encoding alpha/beta hydrolase family protein is translated as MSTSIGLKRTSASTIKAGILMTALCINSGTIFSQDPATASRIPVISYSPVVLRMAGRHVDLQMKVSAPASGVNLPVLLLSHGHGRSNFLSSFHGYGPLADFFASHGFVVIQPTHENSKTLALDPSYSEAPLFWKSRARDMRFIIDNLDKIIRTVPGLKGRVDLSQIAAIGHSLGGHTVAMLAGMEVTDPANGEVINLAEPRLKARVIIGAPGASATLATFAKEHYPVLAGTNFNTMTLPALVVNGDKDKSSNFSDTDNWRADAYHLSPGPKCLLTVFDAGHLFGGVSGYDSVETSDENPERVAFLCNTILAYLHSQLNPKESDWDDVKNNLNGSQGAKGKIDCK